In one Streptomyces venezuelae genomic region, the following are encoded:
- a CDS encoding wax ester/triacylglycerol synthase domain-containing protein codes for MQQTLNPIDEIFLSIPRELTPVQGKFIRFRGDVPSLDVLRRHLAERLPALARLTYQAVRAGRRTVWSPSARFDPMDHVLELKLPEGSSLDEALTDVMRLPLPGSGALWDMYLVHGYAVGEYAVCYRVHHGLEDGMGTVHVAAVLFGDHVPATATAGSARGPLLTAGPAELANGMLTVTKGMVRGLRPAHPWPSLFRSGPDQLAVCSTSATRQELSTLGRKYGGTVTDAFLMALRGALSAWSRSAQDDGAPGNGEGHAVRAAVGASPVPVRMPLSTRHKAEEAAVGNHLATAVVTLPDGRLPTAPAFHQLIDRTHRMRSSGLRPASRALVGLLPAASTRMAVKLLLNPSTAPLYASSYSLPDSLTFNGDPVIDVVPIGVLLPGNGLSVTLLSCGARVQVSFLHDLRLPDAGRLATLWREALDALPTS; via the coding sequence ATGCAGCAGACTCTGAATCCGATCGACGAGATATTCCTCTCCATTCCCCGTGAACTCACGCCCGTACAGGGCAAGTTCATTCGCTTCCGGGGTGACGTGCCGTCACTGGACGTGCTCCGCCGGCACCTGGCGGAGCGGCTTCCCGCCCTCGCCCGCCTGACGTACCAGGCCGTGCGTGCGGGGCGCCGGACCGTCTGGTCGCCGAGCGCGCGCTTCGACCCCATGGACCACGTGCTGGAGCTGAAACTGCCCGAGGGCAGCTCGCTGGACGAGGCACTCACCGACGTGATGCGCCTGCCGCTGCCCGGTTCGGGCGCGCTGTGGGACATGTACCTGGTCCACGGGTACGCCGTCGGCGAGTACGCCGTGTGCTACCGCGTCCACCACGGGCTGGAGGACGGAATGGGCACCGTGCACGTGGCCGCCGTCCTGTTCGGCGACCACGTCCCGGCGACGGCGACAGCCGGGAGCGCACGGGGGCCACTGCTGACCGCGGGCCCCGCGGAGCTGGCGAACGGCATGCTGACCGTGACCAAGGGCATGGTGCGCGGGCTGCGGCCCGCACACCCGTGGCCCAGCCTCTTCAGGTCAGGGCCCGACCAGTTGGCGGTGTGCAGCACGAGCGCCACCCGGCAGGAACTGAGCACCTTGGGGCGGAAGTACGGCGGCACGGTCACCGACGCCTTCCTCATGGCGCTGCGCGGCGCGCTGAGCGCCTGGAGCCGCTCCGCGCAGGACGACGGCGCGCCCGGGAACGGTGAGGGCCACGCCGTACGGGCGGCGGTCGGCGCGTCCCCCGTACCCGTACGCATGCCGCTGAGCACCCGGCACAAAGCGGAGGAGGCAGCTGTCGGCAACCATCTCGCGACAGCGGTCGTCACCCTGCCGGACGGGCGGCTGCCCACGGCCCCCGCCTTCCACCAGCTCATCGACCGGACGCACCGGATGCGCAGCAGCGGCCTGCGGCCGGCCAGCCGGGCGCTCGTCGGCCTGCTGCCCGCCGCCTCCACCCGCATGGCCGTCAAACTCCTGCTCAACCCGAGCACGGCCCCGCTCTACGCGTCCAGCTACTCGCTCCCCGACTCCCTCACCTTCAACGGGGACCCGGTCATCGACGTCGTCCCGATCGGCGTGCTCCTGCCGGGCAACGGACTCTCCGTCACGCTGCTGTCCTGCGGCGCCCGGGTCCAGGTGAGCTTCCTCCACGACCTCAGGCTTCCCGACGCGGGCCGGCTGGCCACGCTCTGGCGCGAAGCGCTGGACGCCCTGCCCACGTCGTAG
- a CDS encoding carboxylesterase family protein, translating into MTDTVGPRTEVLRTGPIRYATAERFGRPRPVPDDDPRPASGEIAPQPPSRLDFVMGPPADVHPQGEDCLNLSIATPARDAGPRPVLVWLHGGGFSSGAGLMDWYDGGVLAAEGDVVVVSVNYRLGALGYLLLDGVSEGNLGLFDQVEALRWVHTHIAAYGGDPTDVTVLGQSAGGISVRLLMELPEARGLFRRAILQSAPLEITARPAAESHALGRYFADALGTDPRTADLPALLAAQGETARHHLRGAGRRMEPAFIPVEGAGPVPAPGGPPGDGVRGLDVLYGWNADDMIVFMGEDDDAAVRTREVYEEPLTRHAERLARAGARVHAYRVDWRPAGSPLGAAHCLELPLLFGTRDAWRSAPMLGSTPREETERLGRALRSAWLGFARTGTFDGLPAPLTDGPVPGPS; encoded by the coding sequence GTGACCGACACCGTGGGGCCGCGTACGGAAGTGCTGCGTACGGGACCGATCCGCTATGCCACCGCGGAGCGCTTCGGGCGGCCCCGCCCCGTACCGGACGACGATCCGCGCCCCGCCTCCGGCGAGATCGCTCCGCAACCGCCCTCCCGGCTCGACTTCGTCATGGGCCCGCCCGCGGACGTCCACCCCCAGGGCGAGGACTGCCTCAACCTGTCCATCGCCACCCCGGCACGGGACGCGGGACCCAGGCCCGTGCTCGTATGGCTGCACGGCGGCGGCTTCAGCAGCGGCGCCGGCCTCATGGACTGGTACGACGGAGGAGTGCTCGCCGCCGAGGGCGACGTGGTGGTGGTCAGCGTCAACTACCGCCTGGGAGCGCTCGGTTACCTGCTCCTCGACGGGGTGAGCGAGGGCAACCTCGGTCTCTTCGACCAGGTGGAGGCGCTGCGGTGGGTCCACACGCACATCGCCGCATACGGCGGCGACCCCACCGACGTCACGGTGCTCGGACAGTCCGCCGGCGGGATCTCCGTACGCCTTCTCATGGAACTGCCCGAGGCGCGCGGCCTGTTCCGCAGGGCGATCCTCCAGAGCGCGCCGCTGGAGATCACCGCCCGGCCCGCGGCGGAGTCCCACGCACTCGGCCGGTACTTCGCCGACGCGCTCGGCACCGACCCGCGCACCGCCGACCTCCCCGCCCTGCTCGCCGCACAGGGCGAGACGGCCCGCCACCACCTGCGCGGCGCGGGCCGGCGCATGGAACCCGCGTTCATACCGGTGGAGGGCGCCGGCCCCGTCCCCGCTCCCGGCGGGCCGCCCGGTGACGGCGTCCGGGGCCTCGACGTCCTGTACGGCTGGAACGCCGACGACATGATCGTCTTCATGGGCGAGGACGACGACGCGGCCGTGCGCACCCGCGAGGTGTACGAGGAGCCGCTGACGCGCCACGCGGAGCGGCTGGCCCGGGCCGGTGCCCGGGTCCACGCGTACCGCGTCGACTGGCGGCCCGCCGGGTCCCCGCTCGGGGCGGCCCACTGCCTCGAACTGCCGCTGCTCTTCGGCACCCGTGACGCCTGGCGGTCGGCACCGATGCTGGGCAGCACGCCGCGCGAGGAGACCGAGAGGCTCGGCAGGGCCCTGCGTTCCGCGTGGCTCGGCTTCGCCCGCACCGGCACCTTCGACGGCCTGCCCGCGCCGCTCACGGACGGGCCGGTGCCCGGGCCCTCATGA
- a CDS encoding xanthine dehydrogenase family protein molybdopterin-binding subunit, with protein MTTTTATTAVTGAVGTAHTRIEGVDKVTGAARYAGEIPFTDLAHGWLVLSTIARGRIRSVDDAPVLAMPGVLAVLHHGNAPRVDADYVGMLGKPDPVVGVLQHDRVPFVGWPVALVVAETSEQAREAAEALVVHYDQEPHDVAFSAGRPGTYTPEGDGMRTAVGDLEARLGASAHVVDAEYTTPEEHHSAMEPHAATARWDDGRLEVVDSNQGSTWIADELSRLFSLDASSVRVRAEHVGGAFGSKGPRAHQVLAVMAATVLDRPVRVVMTRRQMFSLIGYRSPTTQRVRLGADPDGRLLAFDHQGQSLSSTVHEFVESSAGFGRPMYAADAHHTVNRVVRLDVPTPTWVRAPGEAPGSFAVESALDELAEKCGVDPIALRARNEPAVGPVSGLPFSSRNLLACFDEGARRFGWADRDPRPGVRREGRWLLGTGTAASTFPVLVAPSTAAVTAEADGTFTVRITAADVGTGARTALTLIAADALEVPTDRVRVRIADSDFGPAMIAGGSMGTRSWGWAVMLAARELREKLVPGGDIPPDGLTARSDTSDVIGALAEKERHAFGAQFAEVAVDVTTGEVRVRRMLGIFAAGRIVNPLTARSQLIGGMTWGLSMALHEEAVRDPATGGLVGPDLAGYHIASHADVPHIEADWVDDPDAEDPVGIKGVGEIGIVGAAAAIANAVRHATGVRHRSLPIRPDRVLRAGTAPGETHRA; from the coding sequence ATGACCACGACCACCGCAACCACCGCGGTGACGGGCGCCGTCGGCACCGCGCACACCCGCATCGAAGGCGTCGACAAGGTCACCGGCGCGGCCCGCTACGCCGGCGAGATCCCGTTCACCGACCTCGCCCACGGCTGGCTGGTCCTGTCCACCATCGCGCGCGGCCGGATCCGTTCCGTCGACGACGCGCCCGTCCTCGCGATGCCCGGCGTCCTCGCCGTGCTGCACCACGGGAACGCCCCGCGGGTCGACGCGGACTACGTCGGCATGCTCGGGAAGCCCGATCCGGTCGTCGGGGTCCTCCAGCACGACCGGGTGCCCTTCGTGGGCTGGCCGGTGGCGCTCGTCGTGGCCGAGACGTCGGAACAGGCCAGGGAGGCCGCCGAAGCGCTCGTGGTGCACTACGACCAGGAGCCGCACGACGTCGCCTTCTCCGCCGGACGCCCGGGCACGTACACGCCGGAAGGCGACGGGATGCGCACGGCGGTGGGCGACCTGGAGGCCCGGCTCGGCGCGTCCGCGCACGTCGTGGACGCCGAGTACACGACGCCCGAAGAGCACCACAGCGCGATGGAACCGCACGCCGCGACGGCACGCTGGGACGACGGGCGACTGGAAGTCGTCGACTCCAACCAGGGCAGCACCTGGATCGCGGACGAACTGTCGCGCCTCTTCTCCCTCGACGCATCCTCGGTGCGGGTGCGTGCCGAGCACGTCGGCGGCGCCTTCGGATCCAAGGGGCCGCGGGCCCACCAGGTGCTCGCCGTCATGGCGGCGACCGTCCTCGACCGGCCGGTCCGCGTCGTCATGACCCGCCGTCAGATGTTCTCGCTCATCGGCTACCGCAGCCCCACCACGCAACGCGTCCGGCTCGGCGCCGACCCGGACGGACGGCTCCTCGCCTTCGACCACCAGGGGCAGAGCCTGTCGTCGACGGTCCACGAGTTCGTCGAGTCGAGCGCCGGGTTCGGGCGGCCCATGTACGCCGCCGACGCGCACCACACCGTCAACCGTGTCGTACGCCTCGACGTGCCCACGCCGACCTGGGTGCGGGCCCCGGGCGAGGCCCCGGGCTCCTTCGCGGTGGAGTCCGCGCTCGACGAACTCGCCGAGAAGTGCGGCGTGGACCCGATCGCGCTGCGGGCCCGCAACGAACCGGCCGTGGGCCCCGTGTCCGGGCTGCCGTTCAGCAGCCGCAACCTGCTCGCCTGCTTCGACGAGGGCGCCCGCAGGTTCGGCTGGGCGGACCGCGACCCGCGCCCGGGAGTGCGCCGCGAAGGGCGCTGGCTCCTCGGCACCGGCACCGCCGCGTCCACCTTCCCGGTGCTCGTCGCCCCGAGCACGGCGGCGGTGACGGCGGAGGCCGACGGGACCTTCACCGTGCGCATCACGGCCGCGGACGTCGGCACCGGCGCGCGCACGGCGCTCACCCTGATCGCCGCGGACGCCCTTGAAGTGCCCACGGACCGGGTCCGCGTGCGCATCGCCGACAGCGACTTCGGCCCCGCGATGATCGCGGGCGGCTCCATGGGCACCCGGTCCTGGGGCTGGGCGGTCATGCTCGCCGCGCGCGAACTGCGGGAGAAGCTGGTGCCCGGCGGCGACATCCCGCCGGACGGTCTCACCGCACGGTCGGACACCAGTGACGTCATCGGCGCCCTCGCGGAGAAGGAACGGCACGCGTTCGGCGCGCAGTTCGCCGAGGTCGCGGTGGACGTCACCACCGGCGAGGTGCGCGTACGGCGCATGCTCGGCATCTTCGCCGCAGGACGCATCGTCAACCCGCTCACCGCACGCAGCCAGCTGATCGGCGGCATGACCTGGGGCCTGTCGATGGCGCTGCACGAAGAGGCCGTCAGGGACCCGGCGACGGGCGGCCTCGTCGGCCCCGACCTCGCGGGCTACCACATCGCCTCGCACGCCGACGTGCCGCACATCGAGGCGGACTGGGTCGACGACCCGGACGCGGAGGACCCCGTCGGCATCAAGGGTGTCGGCGAGATCGGCATCGTCGGCGCCGCCGCGGCCATCGCCAACGCGGTCCGGCACGCGACCGGCGTCCGCCACCGGTCCCTGCCCATCCGCCCCGACCGCGTCCTGCGGGCGGGCACCGCACCCGGGGAAACGCACCGTGCTTGA
- a CDS encoding XdhC family protein: MLDIAADLNRWVEEGRDFAVATVVSVGGSAPRGPGAALAVDGEGNVIGSVSGGCVEGAVYDLCVQALDQGEAVVERFGYSDDDAFAVGLTCGGVIEVLVAPVAADSPDRAVFAAALSAAAQGQATALARVFRGPAELLGRPLMVTPAGTDEGTLGGHPDLDRTAVGESRALLAAGRTGEFVVSESGAHCGTDVTVLAESSQPPPRMIVFGAVDFAAALVRVGAFLGYHVTVCDARPVFATRDRFPDADDIVIEWPHRYLRRTVTDARTVLCVLTHDAKFDVPLLAAALRLPVAFVGAMGSRRTHEDRNRRLRDEGVTEAELARLRSPIGLDLGARTPEETALSIAAEIVAVRQGGTGRPLTGALTPIHHDTPGGPPRSDALV; this comes from the coding sequence GTGCTTGACATCGCCGCCGACCTGAACCGCTGGGTCGAGGAGGGCCGGGACTTCGCGGTCGCCACCGTCGTGAGCGTCGGCGGCAGCGCACCGCGCGGTCCCGGCGCCGCGCTGGCCGTCGACGGCGAGGGAAACGTCATCGGCTCGGTCTCCGGCGGCTGCGTGGAAGGGGCCGTCTACGACCTGTGCGTCCAGGCCCTCGACCAGGGCGAAGCCGTCGTCGAACGGTTCGGGTACAGCGACGACGACGCCTTCGCGGTCGGACTCACCTGCGGCGGCGTCATCGAGGTCCTGGTCGCCCCGGTCGCCGCGGACTCACCCGACAGGGCGGTCTTCGCCGCCGCCCTGTCGGCCGCCGCCCAAGGGCAGGCCACGGCCCTGGCCCGGGTCTTCAGAGGCCCGGCGGAACTCCTCGGCCGGCCGCTCATGGTGACCCCGGCAGGGACCGACGAAGGGACCCTCGGCGGACACCCCGACCTCGACCGCACCGCCGTGGGGGAGAGCCGCGCCCTCCTCGCGGCGGGCCGCACCGGGGAGTTCGTCGTCTCCGAGAGCGGAGCGCACTGCGGCACCGACGTGACGGTCCTCGCCGAGTCGAGCCAGCCGCCGCCCCGCATGATCGTCTTCGGTGCCGTCGACTTCGCGGCCGCCCTCGTCCGCGTGGGCGCGTTCCTCGGCTACCACGTGACGGTCTGCGACGCCCGCCCCGTCTTCGCCACCCGGGACCGCTTCCCCGACGCCGACGACATCGTGATCGAGTGGCCGCACCGCTATCTGCGCCGCACCGTGACGGACGCCCGCACCGTCCTGTGCGTCCTCACCCACGACGCCAAGTTCGACGTGCCGCTGCTCGCGGCGGCCCTGCGGCTGCCCGTCGCGTTCGTCGGCGCCATGGGCTCGCGCCGCACCCACGAGGACCGCAACCGCAGGCTGCGCGACGAGGGCGTCACCGAGGCCGAACTGGCCCGGCTCCGCTCGCCGATCGGCCTCGACCTCGGCGCCCGCACCCCCGAGGAGACGGCCCTCTCCATCGCGGCGGAGATCGTCGCGGTACGCCAGGGCGGCACGGGCCGCCCGCTGACCGGGGCGCTGACACCGATCCACCACGACACGCCCGGCGGTCCTCCGCGGTCCGACGCGCTGGTCTGA
- a CDS encoding 2Fe-2S iron-sulfur cluster-binding protein — translation MAPSTSSALTLNINGEKHTLSVDHRTTLLDALRERLDLTGTKKGCDQGQCGACTVLIDGRRAVSCLTLAVASEGREITTIEGVADGDRLHPVQQAFLDRDGFQCGYCTPGQICSALGVLEEHAAGWPSAATADVRPEAGVPELTAEEIRERMSGNLCRCGAYVSIVQAVAEAARAEEGAAVEEGAA, via the coding sequence ATGGCTCCATCGACGTCCAGTGCCCTCACCCTGAACATCAACGGTGAGAAGCACACACTGTCCGTCGACCACCGCACCACCCTGCTCGACGCACTGCGCGAGCGGCTCGATCTGACCGGCACCAAGAAGGGGTGCGACCAAGGCCAGTGCGGGGCCTGCACGGTGCTGATCGACGGCCGCAGGGCCGTCTCCTGCCTCACCCTCGCGGTCGCCTCCGAAGGCCGCGAGATCACCACCATCGAGGGCGTCGCGGACGGCGACCGGCTGCATCCCGTCCAGCAGGCCTTCCTCGACCGCGACGGCTTCCAGTGCGGCTACTGCACGCCGGGGCAGATCTGTTCCGCCCTCGGCGTGCTGGAGGAACACGCGGCGGGCTGGCCGAGCGCCGCCACCGCCGATGTGCGCCCCGAAGCGGGCGTGCCCGAGCTCACCGCCGAGGAGATCCGCGAGCGGATGAGCGGCAACCTGTGCCGCTGCGGCGCGTACGTGTCGATCGTGCAGGCCGTCGCCGAGGCCGCCCGCGCGGAAGAGGGAGCAGCAGTGGAGGAGGGCGCGGCATGA
- a CDS encoding FAD-dependent oxidoreductase, which yields MNAKRPGPLPGRPESYWMETSASTSHPSLAEDIEVDVAVVGGGVAGLSTAWELARDGRSVAVLEADRIAAGVTGNTTAKLTALHSLVYDRLRRTRGPEGARLYAESQQQAVEHVAAISAELGIDCELERAPAYTYTTRADRTDELRAEAAAARDAGLAASYTDETGLPFPVAGAVRVEDQAQFHPRAYLLGLAEDLRARGGVIHERTRITKLHDGAPCAVTTEVGHTVTARSVVIATHYPVFDRALLFARLSPRRELVVAAPLAAGEDPDGMYITQDEGKRSVRTAPYGGAGGRLLIVTGDSFTPGTGDPAAGFVALDRWMRERFDVGATAYRWAAQDNDVTDGVPMVGPFHPGARHTYVATGFGGWGMSGGVMAGQLLARLVAGEKSSWAELYDPRRLWSTVREMPSLLGQQAEVAKHFIGDRLRTTHVDSVDDIPAGAGAVVRVEGRRCAVHRDESGALHAVSARCTHLGCLVAFNEAETTWECPCHGSRFATDGSVLQGPATRPLEPRELPDS from the coding sequence ATGAACGCGAAGAGGCCCGGCCCGCTGCCGGGGCGCCCCGAGTCGTACTGGATGGAGACCAGCGCGTCGACGTCCCACCCGTCGCTCGCCGAGGACATCGAGGTGGACGTCGCCGTGGTCGGCGGCGGTGTCGCGGGGCTCAGCACGGCCTGGGAGCTGGCGCGTGACGGGCGGTCGGTCGCCGTCCTGGAAGCCGACCGCATCGCCGCCGGAGTCACCGGCAACACCACCGCCAAGCTGACCGCGCTGCACTCCCTGGTCTACGACCGGCTGCGCCGCACCCGCGGTCCGGAAGGTGCCCGCCTCTACGCGGAGTCGCAGCAGCAGGCGGTGGAGCACGTGGCGGCGATCAGTGCCGAGCTCGGCATCGACTGCGAGCTGGAGCGCGCGCCCGCCTACACCTACACCACGCGGGCCGACCGCACCGACGAGCTGCGGGCCGAGGCCGCCGCGGCCAGGGACGCCGGGCTCGCCGCGTCGTACACGGACGAGACCGGGCTGCCCTTCCCCGTGGCCGGCGCGGTACGCGTCGAGGACCAGGCGCAGTTCCACCCCCGCGCCTATCTGCTGGGCCTGGCCGAGGACCTGCGGGCGCGCGGCGGTGTCATCCACGAGCGCACCCGGATCACCAAGCTGCACGACGGGGCTCCCTGCGCCGTGACGACCGAGGTCGGGCACACGGTCACCGCGCGGTCCGTCGTCATCGCCACGCACTACCCGGTCTTCGACCGCGCCCTGCTGTTCGCCCGGCTCTCCCCGCGGCGCGAACTGGTCGTCGCGGCGCCGCTCGCCGCCGGGGAGGACCCGGACGGCATGTACATCACGCAGGACGAGGGCAAGCGGTCGGTGCGGACCGCGCCCTACGGCGGCGCCGGCGGGCGTCTCCTCATCGTCACGGGTGACAGCTTCACCCCGGGCACGGGCGACCCCGCCGCCGGTTTCGTGGCCCTGGACAGGTGGATGCGGGAACGCTTCGACGTCGGCGCGACGGCGTACCGGTGGGCGGCGCAGGACAACGACGTCACGGACGGCGTGCCGATGGTCGGGCCCTTCCACCCCGGCGCCCGGCACACCTATGTGGCGACGGGGTTCGGCGGCTGGGGCATGAGCGGCGGCGTCATGGCCGGGCAGCTCCTCGCCCGGCTCGTCGCCGGGGAGAAGTCCTCGTGGGCCGAGCTGTACGACCCGCGGCGGCTGTGGAGCACCGTGCGGGAGATGCCGTCCCTGCTGGGCCAGCAGGCCGAGGTCGCCAAGCACTTCATCGGGGACCGGCTCCGCACGACCCACGTCGACTCCGTCGACGACATCCCGGCGGGCGCCGGGGCCGTGGTCCGCGTCGAGGGCCGCCGCTGCGCGGTGCACCGTGACGAGTCCGGCGCCCTGCACGCCGTCTCCGCCCGCTGCACCCACCTCGGGTGCCTGGTCGCGTTCAACGAGGCGGAGACGACGTGGGAGTGCCCCTGCCACGGCTCGCGTTTCGCCACCGACGGCTCGGTGCTGCAGGGGCCCGCGACGCGCCCGCTGGAGCCGCGGGAGCTGCCGGACTCATGA
- a CDS encoding TetR/AcrR family transcriptional regulator: protein MGQHKTPPLRSDAQRNRERILEVALAELTLASDAPLSVIAKKAGVGQGTFYRNFPNRESLVLEVYRYEVQQVSDAACQLLATREPDRALREWMDRLVRYAMAKAGLAEAIRKATSTLGSLAGVGPGPLTEAVGHLLRANEEAGTIRPGVTPDDFLLAIAGLWHIDPHSDWESRAGRLMDLVMDGLRAGAPGGRERG, encoded by the coding sequence ATGGGTCAGCACAAGACCCCGCCCCTGCGCTCGGACGCCCAGCGCAATCGCGAGCGGATCCTCGAAGTGGCCCTGGCGGAGCTGACGCTGGCGAGTGACGCGCCGCTCAGCGTGATCGCCAAGAAGGCGGGCGTCGGCCAGGGCACGTTCTACCGCAACTTCCCGAACCGCGAGTCCCTCGTCCTCGAGGTGTACCGCTACGAAGTGCAGCAGGTCTCCGACGCCGCCTGCCAGTTGCTGGCGACCCGCGAACCCGATCGCGCCCTGCGGGAGTGGATGGACCGCCTTGTCCGGTACGCGATGGCCAAGGCGGGTCTCGCCGAGGCGATCCGCAAGGCCACCAGCACGCTCGGCAGCCTCGCCGGGGTCGGCCCCGGCCCGCTGACCGAGGCCGTCGGCCACCTCCTGCGGGCGAACGAGGAGGCCGGAACCATTCGGCCGGGGGTGACGCCCGACGACTTCCTGCTCGCCATCGCCGGGCTCTGGCACATCGACCCGCACAGCGACTGGGAGTCCCGGGCGGGCCGGCTGATGGACCTCGTCATGGACGGACTGCGGGCCGGGGCACCCGGCGGCCGGGAACGCGGATAG
- a CDS encoding FAD binding domain-containing protein: protein MRDFGYQRVYDVSGAVAVLGTDPDARYLGGGTNLVDLMKTGVERPALLVDVRELPLDTVETTEDGGLRIGATVTNSDLAAHPDVRRRYPALTQAVLAGASGQLRNMATVGGNLLQRTRCGYFTDLSKPCNKREPGTGCSAVGGEHHNHAILGATDHCVAVHPSDMGVALTAFDAVVHYETAEGPGELPITEFYLPVGDTPHLETALPSGALITHVTLPPAPVAALSRYRKVRERASYAFAIGSIAAALDVRDGVVRDVRIGIGAVASRPWRARAAEQALTGGPATAEAFAAAADAELTAARPLPDNGYKVTLTRNLVVAVLSELTEEAAR, encoded by the coding sequence ATGAGGGACTTCGGCTATCAGCGCGTGTACGACGTGTCCGGCGCGGTCGCGGTCCTCGGCACCGACCCCGACGCCCGCTACCTCGGCGGCGGCACCAACCTCGTCGACCTGATGAAGACCGGCGTCGAACGCCCCGCGCTCCTCGTCGACGTACGCGAACTGCCCCTGGACACCGTCGAGACCACCGAGGACGGCGGGCTGCGCATCGGCGCGACCGTCACCAACAGCGACCTCGCCGCCCACCCCGACGTACGCCGCCGCTACCCCGCACTGACCCAGGCCGTCCTCGCCGGCGCCTCCGGCCAGCTGCGCAACATGGCGACCGTCGGGGGCAACCTGCTCCAGCGCACCCGCTGCGGCTACTTCACCGACCTCTCCAAGCCCTGCAACAAGCGCGAGCCGGGCACCGGCTGCTCGGCCGTCGGCGGCGAGCACCACAACCACGCGATCCTCGGCGCCACCGACCACTGCGTGGCCGTGCACCCCTCCGACATGGGCGTGGCCCTCACCGCCTTCGACGCGGTCGTCCACTACGAAACCGCCGAAGGCCCCGGTGAGTTGCCGATCACCGAGTTCTACCTGCCCGTGGGCGACACCCCGCACCTGGAGACCGCGCTGCCGTCCGGCGCGCTGATCACCCACGTGACGCTGCCGCCCGCCCCCGTCGCCGCGCTCTCCCGCTACCGCAAGGTGCGCGAGCGCGCCTCCTACGCCTTCGCCATCGGCTCGATCGCCGCCGCCCTCGACGTGCGGGACGGTGTCGTACGGGACGTACGCATCGGCATCGGCGCGGTGGCGTCCCGACCGTGGCGCGCCCGGGCGGCCGAACAGGCGCTGACCGGCGGCCCGGCGACCGCCGAGGCCTTCGCCGCCGCGGCCGACGCCGAACTTACCGCCGCCCGCCCGCTGCCCGACAACGGCTACAAGGTGACGCTGACGCGCAACCTCGTCGTGGCCGTGCTGTCCGAACTCACCGAGGAGGCCGCCCGATGA
- a CDS encoding VOC family protein, protein MEIKAFIIDAVDPEPVAAFWSELLDWPVAGRTGPYIWLRRENGTVLGIQRVDERKTVKNRMHLDLAASDFAAEQRRVEALGGRRLEGYDDGGFLVMADPEGNEFCIIPDEPFDLDDEGRTNYQS, encoded by the coding sequence ATGGAGATCAAAGCCTTCATCATCGACGCCGTCGACCCCGAACCGGTCGCCGCCTTCTGGTCCGAGTTGCTCGACTGGCCCGTCGCGGGCCGCACGGGTCCCTACATCTGGCTACGGCGCGAGAACGGCACGGTCCTCGGCATCCAGCGGGTCGACGAACGCAAGACGGTGAAGAACCGCATGCACCTCGACCTCGCCGCGTCCGACTTTGCCGCCGAGCAGCGAAGGGTCGAGGCGCTCGGCGGACGCAGGCTGGAGGGGTACGACGACGGCGGGTTCCTCGTCATGGCCGACCCGGAGGGGAACGAGTTCTGCATCATCCCCGACGAACCCTTCGATCTCGACGACGAAGGACGCACGAACTACCAGAGCTAG